In one Lycorma delicatula isolate Av1 chromosome 5, ASM4794821v1, whole genome shotgun sequence genomic region, the following are encoded:
- the LOC142325850 gene encoding uncharacterized protein LOC142325850, translated as MIAKVVILLSVAFISTEGAGLGSYASSSITPYSGHGIPALSSSSISGYHGAIATPAISSYSAPAISTPEISGYHTPVITAPVISTYHAPAIPASSISTYGPAIPAYHGTPAISSYAAPIPSFTAPYGHYPTSYGVPYGHSSFGGGYGFGY; from the coding sequence GTTGTAATCCTTTTGAGCGTAGCTTTTATTTCTACTGAGGGTGCAGGTTTAGGATCATATGCTTCTTCATCGATAACTCCGTATAGCGGTCATGGAATACCCGCTTTATCATCATCATCTATTTCTGGTTACCACGGAGCTATTGCAACACCAGCAATTTCTTCATATTCTGCACCTGCCATTTCAACACCGGAAATTTCTGGATATCACACCCCAGTAATCACCGCTCCAGTTATTTCTACATATCACGCTCCAGCAATTCCGGCATCTTCGATTTCAACATACGGTCCAGCTATTCCTGCCTATCACGGTACACCAGCTATCTCTTCATATGCTGCACCGATACCCAGTTTTACCGCTCCTTATGGACATTATCCGACAAGTTATGGAGTTCCATACGGCCATTCATCATTTGGAGGAGGATATGGCTttggttattaa